A window of the Desulforapulum autotrophicum HRM2 genome harbors these coding sequences:
- a CDS encoding shikimate dehydrogenase, with amino-acid sequence MLNSDTRLYALFGDPVAHSLGPVMHNAAFQKANINGVYLAFRVPRIDDAIASMKALGIAGASVTIPHKETVIPLLDRIDPLARGMGAVNTIINRDGMLFGYNTDCMGAVDPLEGVCDLKGRRVVVLGAGGAARAVAFGIRQQGAIPFIVNRSIKRGRTLADELGAAFIPKADIATVDPDIIVNATAIGMAPDNDAIPLDPEILKPGMVVMDIVYTPVRTALIKAAAERGCTVIDGMAMFVNQGALQFELFTGKKAPIQTMKSVLLKALEKR; translated from the coding sequence ATGTTGAATTCAGATACGCGTTTATATGCCCTTTTCGGAGATCCGGTTGCCCACTCACTTGGGCCTGTCATGCACAATGCTGCCTTTCAAAAGGCCAATATCAATGGGGTTTACCTTGCCTTTAGGGTGCCACGGATTGATGATGCCATTGCGTCCATGAAAGCCCTTGGTATTGCGGGTGCTTCTGTCACCATTCCCCACAAGGAAACGGTGATTCCCCTGCTTGACAGGATAGACCCCCTTGCCCGTGGTATGGGGGCGGTAAACACCATCATCAACCGGGACGGCATGCTGTTTGGCTATAACACCGACTGTATGGGAGCCGTTGACCCCCTTGAGGGAGTGTGTGACCTTAAGGGGCGGCGGGTTGTGGTTTTGGGTGCCGGCGGGGCTGCCAGAGCCGTTGCCTTTGGGATCAGACAACAAGGAGCGATTCCCTTTATTGTGAACCGTTCAATAAAAAGGGGCCGAACCCTGGCAGATGAACTTGGGGCTGCATTTATTCCAAAGGCGGATATTGCCACCGTAGATCCTGATATAATTGTCAATGCAACCGCCATTGGAATGGCCCCTGACAATGATGCCATTCCCCTTGACCCTGAAATTTTGAAACCTGGCATGGTTGTCATGGATATCGTGTACACACCGGTGAGAACCGCATTGATAAAGGCTGCCGCTGAACGAGGGTGCACCGTTATCGACGGGATGGCCATGTTTGTCAACCAGGGTGCCCTTCAATTTGAACTTTTTACCGGTAAAAAAGCACCCATTCAAACAATGAAGTCTGTGTTGCTCAAGGCTTTGGAGAAAAGATGA
- the lon gene encoding endopeptidase La: MGDQDSIIPEVVNEENENQNQSKNPSGTLALPQNILPDKLYILPMLERPFFPAQAQPIMVNMARWKETIKRVGMSGHMVLGLCYVEKLEEGKLSADIFPEIGCVVQLHQVQEVEDKIQFVAQGLKRFKIIQWISKEPPFMALVNYPKSPEEDEERLKAYSITVIKAIKDLLPLNPLYNEELKLYLSRFTPNEPSLLSDFAATITSATGKELQQILEILPITKRMDKVLLLLKKEIEMLKMQKEISQEVNRKVSENQRQFFLKEQLKIIQKELGLSKDDKTAEIEKFTKRLEDMTVPEHVQAKIDDEIGKIKILETGSAEYGVTRNYLDWLTSIPWGVYSKDNLDLDLAKKILERDHDALDDVKDRIIEFLAVGAYKKEVSGSILLLVGPPGVGKTSIGKSIADALGRKFFRFSLGGMKDEAEIKGHRRTYIGALPGKLVHALKNAKTSNPVIMLDEVDKIGMSYQGDPASALLEVLDPEQNENFLDHYLDLTLDLSKVLFICTANQPDTIPGPLLDRMDAIRLSGYISKEKVDIAKHHLWPRLLKRSGLKSKQLKISDAAIREIAEGYAREAGVRNLEKHLARIVRKSIVKLLKEPTLEQKISLKNLEDLLGKPVFQKELSITGKGVVTGLAWTAMGGATLSIEAIRVHSKTKGFKLTGQLGDVMQESAEIAYSYISANLKAFKVDPEYFDSAFIHLHVPEGATPKDGPSAGVTMATALLSMATGKKIDRTLAMTGELTLTGQVLPVGGIREKIIAARRVKIFELILPHANQKDFDELPDHIKEGVTVHYAKIYKDVAKVIF, translated from the coding sequence ATGGGTGATCAAGACTCCATCATTCCTGAAGTTGTCAACGAAGAGAACGAAAATCAGAACCAGTCCAAAAATCCGTCAGGAACGCTGGCACTACCCCAGAATATACTACCGGACAAGCTTTACATACTCCCCATGCTTGAACGACCCTTTTTCCCTGCCCAGGCTCAACCCATCATGGTCAACATGGCACGCTGGAAAGAAACCATCAAACGAGTGGGTATGTCCGGTCACATGGTCCTTGGACTCTGCTATGTTGAAAAACTCGAAGAGGGAAAACTTTCAGCGGATATTTTCCCGGAAATCGGGTGCGTTGTTCAACTCCATCAAGTCCAGGAGGTCGAAGACAAAATTCAATTCGTTGCCCAGGGATTAAAACGGTTCAAAATCATTCAATGGATCAGTAAAGAACCGCCGTTCATGGCCCTTGTCAATTATCCCAAGAGCCCTGAAGAGGATGAGGAACGCCTGAAGGCCTACTCGATTACCGTGATCAAGGCCATCAAGGATCTGTTACCCCTGAATCCACTGTACAACGAAGAGCTCAAGCTTTATCTTTCAAGATTCACCCCCAACGAGCCCTCATTGCTCTCTGATTTTGCCGCAACCATCACCTCGGCCACGGGAAAAGAACTCCAGCAGATACTTGAAATACTGCCGATCACAAAACGCATGGACAAGGTACTTCTCCTTCTTAAAAAAGAGATTGAAATGCTTAAGATGCAAAAGGAGATCAGCCAGGAGGTCAACCGAAAGGTCAGTGAAAACCAAAGGCAGTTTTTTCTTAAAGAGCAACTCAAAATCATTCAAAAAGAGCTGGGGCTCTCCAAGGATGATAAGACCGCTGAAATAGAAAAATTCACCAAACGCCTTGAGGATATGACCGTACCTGAACATGTCCAGGCAAAAATCGACGATGAAATCGGCAAAATCAAGATTCTTGAAACAGGATCAGCCGAATATGGCGTCACAAGGAACTACCTTGACTGGCTCACCTCCATTCCCTGGGGGGTTTACTCAAAGGACAATCTTGATCTTGATCTTGCAAAAAAAATCCTGGAGCGGGACCATGACGCCCTGGATGATGTCAAGGACCGGATCATTGAATTTCTGGCAGTCGGGGCCTATAAAAAGGAAGTTTCCGGGTCCATTCTTTTACTGGTGGGCCCGCCCGGTGTGGGCAAGACTTCCATTGGAAAGTCCATTGCCGATGCCCTTGGACGTAAATTTTTCAGATTCAGCCTCGGTGGTATGAAAGATGAGGCCGAGATTAAAGGTCATAGGAGAACCTACATCGGTGCACTACCCGGAAAGCTTGTCCATGCCCTGAAAAATGCCAAAACATCCAACCCTGTTATCATGCTCGATGAAGTTGACAAAATAGGCATGTCCTACCAGGGTGATCCGGCATCTGCACTTCTTGAGGTGCTTGATCCGGAACAGAACGAGAATTTCCTTGACCACTATCTGGATCTCACCCTGGATCTTTCCAAGGTGCTGTTCATATGCACGGCCAATCAGCCAGACACCATTCCAGGTCCCCTGCTTGACCGGATGGATGCCATTCGACTGTCGGGCTATATCAGCAAGGAGAAGGTGGACATTGCCAAGCATCACCTCTGGCCCCGGCTGTTAAAACGGTCTGGGCTTAAATCAAAACAGCTGAAAATATCCGACGCAGCCATTCGTGAGATTGCCGAAGGGTATGCCAGGGAGGCAGGGGTCAGGAACCTTGAGAAACACCTTGCCAGAATCGTCAGGAAATCCATTGTCAAGCTCTTGAAAGAACCGACCCTTGAGCAGAAGATATCGTTGAAAAACCTTGAAGATCTCCTTGGAAAACCTGTATTTCAAAAGGAGCTGTCCATCACTGGAAAGGGGGTCGTAACCGGGCTTGCCTGGACCGCCATGGGGGGTGCAACCCTGAGCATTGAAGCGATCAGGGTCCATTCAAAAACCAAGGGTTTTAAACTCACCGGTCAGCTGGGAGATGTCATGCAGGAATCCGCTGAGATAGCCTACAGCTATATTTCAGCGAATCTAAAGGCATTCAAGGTTGACCCCGAGTATTTTGACAGCGCATTTATCCATCTCCACGTGCCGGAAGGTGCAACACCCAAGGACGGACCCAGTGCAGGTGTGACCATGGCAACGGCCCTTTTATCCATGGCAACAGGGAAAAAGATCGACCGAACCCTTGCCATGACAGGCGAGCTGACTCTCACGGGCCAAGTGCTTCCGGTTGGGGGCATCAGGGAAAAAATTATTGCTGCCAGACGGGTAAAAATTTTTGAACTGATTCTTCCCCATGCAAATCAAAAGGATTTTGACGAACTTCCCGATCATATCAAAGAGGGTGTCACGGTCCATTATGCAAAGATTTACAAGGATGTGGCAAAGGTAATCTTTTAA
- a CDS encoding shikimate kinase has protein sequence MNVILIGYRCTGKSTTGKELARIMEIPFVDTDHIIEQTMRSTVAAIVADHGWARFRKIESQVLKGVLAAESMVIATGGGIILDNNNVLAMGSAGTVVWLRASSDTILRRMSQDVATPELRPSLTDKSLEVEIIETLEFRTPLYRSAADMVIDTDLADSAEIAATIKRKLDNGR, from the coding sequence ATGAATGTAATTCTGATCGGATATCGATGTACTGGAAAGAGCACCACGGGTAAGGAGCTTGCCCGCATCATGGAGATCCCGTTCGTTGACACGGACCATATTATTGAACAAACCATGCGGTCAACGGTTGCGGCCATTGTTGCCGACCATGGCTGGGCCCGGTTCAGGAAAATTGAATCCCAGGTGCTCAAGGGTGTCCTGGCCGCCGAATCCATGGTGATTGCAACGGGCGGGGGTATTATCCTTGACAACAATAACGTTCTGGCCATGGGCTCGGCCGGGACCGTGGTCTGGCTCAGGGCATCCAGTGACACCATATTAAGGCGGATGTCCCAGGATGTGGCCACACCTGAATTACGGCCATCCCTGACGGACAAATCCCTTGAAGTTGAAATAATAGAAACCCTGGAGTTCCGGACTCCACTTTACAGGAGTGCAGCTGATATGGTGATTGATACTGACCTGGCGGATTCTGCTGAAATAGCCGCAACGATAAAAAGGAAACTTGATAATGGCAGGTAG
- the aroA gene encoding 3-phosphoshikimate 1-carboxyvinyltransferase codes for MKQIKTRKLNPCSVVVPGSKSISHRMVICAALASGESTVDNLLNSEDIRLTMDALACMGASFENKGENIYSIQGFGGMPGPFADPIYLGNSGTSMRLIAGIAALGDSPYHLCGDDRMSQRPMEALLSSLKMIGIDAAALHGKGCPPVVIKGGNRRGGAVTLDCSTSSQYLSSLMMIGPFFKDGLDITLTSLPVSSPYIDLTLEVMSKFQVKGQRLAPTRFKVNGGQVYVPGHFSVEPDLSNASYFWAAGAVSGAPVTVMGATQTSSQGDLAFVHILERMGCKVDTTDRGITVQGNGLRGIEVDMGDCPDVAPTLAVVAAFAEGTTRIVNVAHLRAKECDRIDAVVSQLGRMGVHADQGADWLSITGTAAGHGTGGMGSGQDDFNHGLSIHGASIDTFNDHRIAMAFSVAGLMVDNVIIENESCVGKSFPTFWEVFETLQ; via the coding sequence ATGAAACAGATAAAAACGAGAAAACTGAACCCATGTTCGGTGGTGGTTCCCGGATCTAAGAGCATTTCCCATAGAATGGTGATCTGTGCGGCCCTGGCGTCGGGGGAATCAACGGTGGATAACTTGTTGAACAGTGAGGATATCCGGTTGACCATGGACGCCCTTGCCTGCATGGGCGCATCCTTTGAGAACAAGGGTGAAAATATTTATTCCATCCAAGGATTTGGCGGAATGCCAGGTCCTTTTGCAGACCCCATTTATCTCGGAAATTCAGGCACATCCATGCGCCTTATAGCAGGGATTGCGGCCCTGGGCGATTCTCCCTACCACCTTTGTGGGGATGATCGGATGTCCCAAAGACCAATGGAGGCGTTGTTGTCTTCGCTGAAAATGATCGGCATTGATGCGGCAGCTCTCCATGGTAAGGGCTGCCCCCCTGTTGTGATTAAGGGGGGTAACCGTCGGGGAGGTGCTGTGACCCTGGACTGTTCAACCAGCAGCCAATACCTTTCATCCTTGATGATGATCGGTCCGTTCTTCAAGGATGGGCTCGATATCACCCTCACATCTTTACCTGTGTCTTCGCCCTATATTGATTTAACATTGGAGGTCATGTCAAAGTTCCAGGTAAAGGGCCAGCGGCTCGCCCCGACCCGGTTCAAGGTCAATGGCGGTCAGGTCTATGTCCCTGGGCATTTTTCCGTTGAGCCGGATTTGTCCAATGCAAGTTATTTTTGGGCGGCAGGGGCTGTATCAGGGGCTCCTGTGACGGTAATGGGTGCCACACAAACTTCTTCCCAGGGGGATCTTGCCTTTGTCCATATCCTGGAACGAATGGGGTGTAAGGTAGACACAACGGACAGGGGTATCACGGTCCAGGGCAATGGTCTGAGGGGGATTGAGGTGGACATGGGCGACTGTCCGGATGTGGCTCCCACCCTTGCCGTTGTGGCGGCCTTTGCAGAGGGAACCACCCGGATTGTTAACGTTGCCCATTTAAGGGCCAAGGAGTGTGACCGCATTGACGCGGTTGTGTCTCAGCTCGGGAGAATGGGCGTCCATGCCGACCAGGGAGCTGACTGGCTTTCGATTACCGGCACAGCTGCTGGGCATGGGACAGGTGGTATGGGCTCAGGGCAGGATGATTTCAATCATGGACTTTCAATCCACGGCGCGTCCATCGATACATTCAACGACCACAGAATCGCCATGGCCTTCAGCGTTGCAGGACTCATGGTCGACAATGTCATCATTGAAAATGAATCCTGTGTGGGTAAATCCTTTCCAACCTTTTGGGAGGTATTTGAAACCCTGCAATGA
- a CDS encoding ABC transporter permease produces MDRINALNKIKALRGELESLIPWGVALIPLIFLGVFYFYPLAGIFFRSFFQEQVFSLASFLDLAGSRRITGIVWFTLWQAGVSTLLTLALALPCAYVMATYRFRGKKLIMTLATIPFVLPTIVVAAAFQALLGANGLVKGINLEHTMGMIFLAHAFYNFSVVLRITTSFWSFLQSQMSEAASMLGATPARTFFSVTLPLLRPAITASAILVFIFCFSSFGVILILGGAGFSTVEVEIYRQAAHLFNLPGAAVLSLFQICCTFAMMWVYTLLQRKVPTFTPQAATLSLKPVKTINEGFMVAGCVAFILLFCLGPMAALVVKSLVLEGHFSLAFYRELFHNTSGSLFYVSPVRAISNSLMFGVATLALAVVVGVCAAFAILRNRHRFASILDPIFMLPLSTSAVTLGFGIIITLDRPPLNLRTSVMLVPIAHTLVAFPFVVRSVLPVISSIPQSLREAAALLGAVPSRVWFHVDLPIMARAITAGAVFAFTMSLGEFGATLFIARPEMATMPVAIYRFLGQPGIMNYGQAMAVSSMLMGVTAMGFFFIERFRPFGHGGF; encoded by the coding sequence TTGGACAGAATTAATGCTTTAAACAAAATTAAGGCTTTAAGGGGTGAGTTGGAGTCCCTTATCCCATGGGGTGTGGCTCTTATTCCCCTAATCTTTCTGGGAGTATTTTATTTCTACCCCCTGGCCGGGATTTTTTTTAGAAGTTTTTTCCAGGAACAGGTATTTTCCCTGGCATCGTTTTTAGACCTTGCAGGATCCAGACGGATTACAGGGATTGTCTGGTTTACCCTGTGGCAGGCCGGGGTTTCGACCCTTTTGACCCTGGCCCTTGCCCTGCCGTGCGCCTATGTCATGGCAACCTACAGATTCAGGGGAAAAAAACTGATCATGACCCTTGCCACCATTCCCTTTGTGCTTCCTACCATTGTGGTTGCTGCGGCATTCCAGGCGTTGCTGGGAGCCAACGGCCTTGTTAAGGGCATCAACCTTGAACATACCATGGGCATGATTTTCCTGGCCCATGCCTTTTACAACTTCAGTGTTGTGCTGAGGATCACCACAAGCTTCTGGTCTTTTTTGCAGAGTCAGATGAGCGAGGCCGCTTCCATGCTAGGAGCAACGCCTGCCCGGACCTTTTTCAGCGTTACCCTGCCGCTGTTGCGGCCGGCCATTACAGCATCGGCCATCCTTGTTTTTATTTTCTGCTTTTCAAGTTTTGGCGTGATCCTCATCCTTGGCGGTGCCGGATTCTCAACGGTGGAGGTGGAGATCTACCGCCAGGCAGCCCACCTGTTTAACCTGCCCGGGGCAGCCGTTCTCTCGTTGTTTCAGATCTGCTGTACGTTTGCAATGATGTGGGTATACACTCTTTTACAACGAAAGGTGCCCACCTTTACGCCCCAGGCTGCAACACTGTCCCTGAAACCGGTCAAAACCATTAACGAAGGGTTCATGGTTGCAGGCTGCGTTGCGTTTATACTGCTCTTTTGTCTTGGGCCCATGGCCGCCCTGGTCGTTAAATCCCTTGTACTGGAAGGCCATTTTTCCCTGGCTTTTTACCGGGAACTTTTCCACAACACCTCGGGGTCCCTTTTTTATGTTTCGCCGGTGCGGGCCATTTCCAACTCCCTGATGTTCGGGGTTGCCACCCTTGCCCTTGCCGTGGTTGTAGGCGTGTGTGCGGCATTTGCCATCCTCCGGAACAGACACAGATTCGCCTCGATCCTTGATCCGATTTTCATGTTGCCCCTGTCAACCTCGGCCGTGACCCTGGGGTTCGGCATCATCATCACCCTTGACCGGCCCCCTTTGAATTTAAGAACTTCGGTGATGCTGGTGCCCATCGCCCATACCCTGGTGGCCTTTCCCTTTGTGGTTCGTTCGGTTCTTCCGGTCATTTCATCGATTCCCCAATCCCTGAGGGAGGCTGCAGCCCTTCTTGGAGCCGTCCCTTCCAGGGTCTGGTTCCATGTGGATTTGCCCATCATGGCAAGGGCCATAACTGCCGGGGCCGTGTTTGCGTTTACCATGAGCCTTGGTGAATTCGGGGCCACCCTTTTTATTGCACGTCCTGAAATGGCCACCATGCCCGTTGCCATCTATCGTTTTCTGGGGCAGCCAGGAATAATGAACTACGGCCAGGCCATGGCTGTCTCTTCCATGCTCATGGGGGTGACGGCAATGGGGTTTTTTTTCATTGAACGCTTCAGACCCTTTGGCCATGGTGGATTCTGA
- the aroC gene encoding chorismate synthase, which produces MAGSSFGTCFRVTTWGESHGRAIGVVVDGCPPGICLDEARIQADLDRRRPGQTSASTSRKEPDIPVILSGVFEGMTTGTPIMIEIKNRDADSRAYSDIARVFRPGHGDITYHAKYGIRDFRGGGRASARETASRVAAGAVAQAILDGYGIRIDTCTLALGGVRAEKIDWNETRNNRFECPDPSMVAAMETRVKEVKGQGDSIGGVVEIRVTNVPPGLGEPVFEKLDAMLAGALMGIGAVKAVEIGAGCGAAQMTGSQNNDQILSKTQPPGGDFSKEHLNIVNAVVGQQFQTNNSGGILAGISNGDEIIARVHVKPIPSITMEQQTVDETGRQTLVSTRGRHDVSAIPRINPVCKAMVAIVLADLLLRQKTLR; this is translated from the coding sequence ATGGCAGGTAGCAGTTTTGGAACGTGTTTCAGGGTGACCACCTGGGGAGAATCCCACGGCAGGGCTATCGGCGTGGTTGTAGATGGTTGTCCTCCCGGGATTTGTCTGGACGAGGCCAGGATCCAGGCGGACCTTGATCGTAGAAGACCGGGCCAGACGTCTGCAAGCACCTCAAGAAAAGAGCCGGACATACCGGTTATTCTTTCGGGGGTATTTGAAGGCATGACCACCGGCACCCCCATCATGATCGAGATTAAAAACAGGGATGCAGATTCAAGGGCCTACTCAGACATTGCCAGGGTGTTCAGGCCAGGTCACGGGGATATTACCTACCATGCCAAATATGGCATACGTGATTTCCGGGGGGGCGGCAGGGCCTCGGCCCGGGAAACCGCATCAAGGGTGGCGGCAGGTGCCGTGGCCCAGGCCATTCTGGACGGTTACGGCATCAGGATCGATACCTGCACCCTTGCACTTGGGGGGGTAAGGGCTGAAAAGATCGACTGGAACGAAACCCGAAACAACCGGTTTGAATGTCCGGATCCATCAATGGTTGCGGCCATGGAGACCAGGGTAAAAGAGGTAAAAGGGCAGGGCGATTCCATTGGCGGGGTTGTGGAGATCAGGGTGACCAACGTCCCCCCGGGCCTTGGCGAGCCGGTGTTTGAAAAGCTTGATGCCATGCTTGCAGGGGCACTCATGGGCATTGGGGCGGTCAAGGCCGTTGAAATAGGGGCTGGCTGCGGGGCAGCACAGATGACAGGCTCACAGAATAACGACCAGATATTGAGTAAGACCCAGCCCCCTGGTGGTGATTTCTCGAAAGAGCATTTAAACATTGTCAACGCCGTTGTGGGACAACAATTTCAAACCAACAACAGCGGTGGCATTCTTGCCGGAATTTCCAATGGCGATGAAATTATTGCCAGGGTCCATGTAAAACCCATACCCTCGATTACAATGGAGCAGCAAACCGTTGATGAAACGGGCAGACAGACCCTTGTCTCCACCCGGGGGCGCCATGATGTGTCGGCCATTCCACGGATTAATCCCGTGTGCAAGGCCATGGTTGCCATTGTGCTGGCAGATCTTCTTCTTCGTCAGAAAACCCTTCGGTGA
- a CDS encoding excalibur calcium-binding domain-containing protein — translation MKQKGKLVRWNENRGFGFIKSPAIKGDLFIHISELKKMSRRPKVNDIIYFDHVTDDTGKKKAINARIEGVEEVIYRPRKKSKGRSFTSKLISLLIFGGLAFAVYATYPYWSQMFVKSLPVGFIDEDFTGYRCEGKKYCSEMTSCKEARFYLMNCPNVQIDGDNDGIPCESQWCN, via the coding sequence ATGAAACAAAAAGGTAAATTAGTTCGCTGGAATGAAAATCGTGGATTCGGATTTATAAAATCTCCCGCTATTAAAGGGGATTTGTTTATCCACATTTCCGAATTAAAAAAAATGTCCCGTCGACCGAAAGTTAATGACATCATATATTTTGACCATGTAACAGATGATACAGGTAAGAAAAAAGCAATTAATGCCAGAATTGAAGGTGTTGAAGAGGTTATTTATAGGCCAAGAAAAAAATCAAAAGGAAGGAGCTTTACTTCGAAATTGATATCATTGTTAATATTTGGGGGCTTAGCATTTGCAGTATATGCAACTTACCCATATTGGTCACAGATGTTTGTAAAGTCATTGCCAGTTGGTTTCATCGATGAAGACTTTACTGGTTACCGTTGTGAAGGAAAAAAATATTGTAGTGAAATGACTTCATGTAAAGAAGCAAGATTCTACCTTATGAATTGTCCAAATGTGCAAATTGATGGCGATAATGATGGTATTCCATGTGAATCTCAATGGTGCAACTAA
- the pheA gene encoding prephenate dehydratase, with protein MSGTGEPDPVSRGLKKELAQFRAEIDTIDDTMVGLINQRLEIGKKIGGIKQVIGSEVVDQQRENKIFERLSRINQGPCDDDLLRHLFSVIMTATRQIQRTRRISYLGPEASYTHIASLNHFRHSGQFVHETTIRDVFKQVEKKESNYGVVPVENSIEGAVNHTLDLFYEFDLNIEAEHYEPISHDLLSLSGDLNSIKTVYSHIQALAQCRNWLQKRLPGVTIVEAPSTSQAARIAAKEKGAAAIASSRAAHIYNLQVVESSIEDLSGNVTRFLVIGRDRVKKTGRDKTSVIFATAHVPGSLFKVLEQVNLAGLNMAKLESRPTRHQNWSYYFFMDIEGHMDDEIVRTTIEKMKANCLYLKLLGSYPVFKAQ; from the coding sequence ATGTCAGGCACAGGCGAACCGGATCCAGTTTCCAGGGGGCTGAAAAAAGAGCTGGCGCAATTTCGGGCCGAAATTGATACCATTGATGATACAATGGTCGGACTCATTAATCAACGCCTTGAGATTGGAAAAAAAATCGGAGGAATCAAGCAGGTCATAGGGTCAGAGGTTGTAGATCAGCAGCGGGAGAACAAGATTTTTGAACGCCTTTCCCGCATCAACCAGGGGCCCTGTGACGACGATCTGCTCCGTCATCTCTTCAGTGTCATCATGACGGCAACCCGTCAGATACAACGGACCCGGCGGATTTCATACCTGGGTCCCGAGGCAAGCTACACCCACATTGCCTCTTTGAATCATTTCCGCCATTCAGGCCAGTTTGTCCATGAGACAACCATCCGGGATGTGTTTAAGCAGGTAGAAAAAAAAGAGAGCAACTATGGAGTGGTGCCTGTTGAAAATTCCATTGAAGGTGCGGTCAATCATACCCTTGACCTGTTCTATGAGTTTGACCTGAACATTGAAGCCGAGCATTATGAACCCATTTCCCATGATCTTCTCTCCCTGTCCGGTGACCTTAACAGCATCAAAACGGTTTACTCCCACATCCAGGCCCTTGCCCAATGCCGGAACTGGCTCCAGAAACGATTACCAGGGGTAACAATCGTGGAGGCCCCCTCCACATCCCAGGCCGCAAGGATTGCTGCAAAGGAGAAGGGGGCGGCTGCCATTGCAAGTTCCAGGGCTGCCCACATCTATAACCTTCAGGTGGTTGAGTCCAGTATCGAGGATCTTTCCGGTAATGTTACCCGATTCCTTGTGATCGGCCGGGATCGAGTGAAAAAAACAGGCAGGGACAAAACATCTGTGATTTTTGCAACCGCCCATGTGCCCGGGTCCTTGTTTAAGGTGCTTGAACAGGTCAACCTTGCCGGACTCAACATGGCAAAGCTTGAATCCAGACCCACCCGCCACCAGAACTGGAGCTATTATTTCTTCATGGACATTGAGGGACATATGGACGATGAAATTGTTCGTACCACCATTGAAAAGATGAAGGCAAACTGTCTTTACCTGAAGCTTCTTGGTTCATATCCTGTATTTAAGGCACAATAA
- a CDS encoding thiamine ABC transporter substrate-binding protein, protein MIPIVRTSPYRPILAAVFAAISVLMIISITGCSKDDSNDKAVKADGIQEITLMTHDSFSASTDVIQAFEQANHAKIIFLKSGDAGEALNKAILSKNNPIADIFYGVDNTFLTRALSENIFVAHDSPLLDRLPESLRLDPENRLIPVDFGDVCINFDIAWFKQRNLDPPVCLEDLLAPRFKDLVVVENPATSSPGLAFLLATVARFGQTGYLDFWKGMKQNQVMITSGWKEAYWGQFTAASKGTRPVVVSYASSPAAEVYYAKNPMDKAPTGVMVDNGAAFRQVEFAGILKGTKKLELAGKLMDFLVSKTFQEDIPLQMFVFPANKEAVLPDVFKKHAVITDQPARLDYDIISKNRESWIINWTELML, encoded by the coding sequence ATGATACCCATCGTTCGCACGTCCCCATACCGACCGATTCTTGCAGCTGTTTTTGCAGCTATTTCAGTGTTGATGATTATTTCCATAACCGGCTGTTCAAAGGATGATTCAAACGACAAGGCCGTCAAGGCCGATGGGATCCAGGAAATCACCCTCATGACCCATGACAGTTTCTCGGCAAGTACCGATGTTATCCAGGCCTTTGAACAGGCAAACCATGCTAAAATAATTTTTTTAAAATCAGGGGATGCGGGAGAGGCGCTTAACAAGGCGATTCTTTCAAAAAACAACCCCATTGCCGACATCTTTTACGGGGTGGACAATACCTTTTTGACCCGGGCCCTTTCAGAGAATATCTTTGTTGCCCATGACTCTCCCCTGCTTGACCGTTTGCCTGAATCGTTACGGCTTGATCCTGAGAACAGGCTCATCCCAGTGGATTTCGGGGACGTGTGCATCAACTTTGACATTGCCTGGTTTAAACAGAGAAACCTGGATCCCCCTGTCTGTCTGGAAGATCTTCTGGCGCCAAGGTTTAAAGATCTTGTTGTGGTGGAAAATCCAGCCACCTCATCCCCGGGGCTGGCCTTTTTACTGGCCACGGTGGCACGGTTCGGACAAACAGGCTACCTTGATTTCTGGAAGGGGATGAAGCAGAACCAAGTGATGATCACAAGCGGGTGGAAAGAGGCCTACTGGGGTCAGTTTACCGCTGCCTCCAAGGGAACAAGACCCGTTGTGGTCAGCTATGCCTCAAGCCCTGCTGCCGAGGTCTATTATGCAAAAAATCCCATGGACAAGGCGCCCACCGGGGTTATGGTCGACAATGGCGCAGCTTTTCGCCAGGTTGAATTTGCAGGGATATTAAAGGGAACAAAGAAGCTTGAACTTGCCGGAAAACTCATGGATTTTCTTGTGTCCAAAACCTTTCAGGAAGATATTCCCCTGCAGATGTTTGTCTTTCCTGCAAACAAGGAGGCCGTTTTGCCCGATGTGTTTAAAAAACATGCTGTTATCACTGATCAACCTGCAAGACTGGACTATGACATCATATCGAAAAACCGGGAATCCTGGATAATCAATTGGACAGAATTAATGCTTTAA